A genomic region of Vanessa tameamea isolate UH-Manoa-2023 chromosome 11, ilVanTame1 primary haplotype, whole genome shotgun sequence contains the following coding sequences:
- the LOC113396206 gene encoding uncharacterized protein LOC113396206 has product MEYKKYLIILINILCIHGKNWYLASDNSNFKIFESRINQKQDKIRRFIPLNAEDRGLINKKNIKSTVHDYYYADIRGFTPSDPLHISNLLKSSTRTALRTDSVPNNTYININNTVPGNNIIQMNRSKRRNEKRRCAQRSKKKRFNSKGQNRFLDVFEVVEFDHVTCSALNGFEGTCLHEYDCQKVGGRTMGTCADGYGTCCVMQFTCDERSSSPSVWFTNPGYPTPSPDRLSCSFTLDKYFDEVKQIRLDFISFEILPPTAGSCEQDQFLVTGQNVNNVIPILCGINSGQHVYIEVSNAEGPVVLSFQTISEEHRLFSIKVTQLISSDNLKAPSGCLQYYKEEHGYLESFNYRDISEIGITRISSYMNYLNYAICIERANAFCSITYNNVGDMQIINYDTAGLPVIPPRQAGVEIFDCPSDWLLIAAVRLCGERLNDGSILQDFTLDAPVTDDGAGPIVIWFRTDGIYAGRGFKLTYQQNACTK; this is encoded by the exons atggaatataaaaaatatctaattatattgaTCAATATCTTGTGTATTCACGGTAAAAATTGGTACCTTGCATCtgataatagtaattttaaaatatttgaatcacgaataaatcaaaaacaagACAAAATAAGAAGATTTATCCCACTGAATGCAGAAGATCGCGGCTTAATAAATAAGAAGAATATTAAGTCCACAGTACATGATTATTACTACGCCGACATACGAGGCTTTACGCCTTCTGATCCCTTGCACATATCAAATCTTCTAAAATCATCAACTCGGACAGCACTGAGGACTGATAGTGTACCaaataatacgtatataaatataaataatactgtccccggcaataatataattcaaatgaacCGATCCAAACGAAGAAACGAAAAGAGACGATGTGCGCAAAGATCAAAGAAAAAGCGTTTTAATTCAAAAGGTCAGAACAGATTTTTAGATGTATTTGAAGTGGTGGAATTCGACCACGTGACGTGTTCGGCTCTTAACGGATTCGAAGGGACTTGTCTACATGAATATGATTGTCAAAAAGTAGGTGGAAGAACGATGGGAACTTGTGCTGACGGTTATGGAACATGTTGTGTTA tgcaATTTACTTGCGACGAACGTTCCTCATCTCCTAGTGTATGGTTCACTAATCCTGGATATCCTACACCAAGTCCTGATAGGCTTTCTTGTTCCTTTACATTAgacaaatattttgatgaaGTGAAGCAAATACGACTGGATTTTATAAGTTTTGAG attttaccGCCTACAGCGGGAAGTTGTGAGCAGGATCAGTTTTTAGTAACAggacaaaatgtaaataatgttatacctATCCTTTGTGGTATAAATTCTGGACAACACG tgtaTATAGAAGTTTCAAACGCAGAGGGTCCAGTAGTTCTTTCATTTCAGACAATATCGGAAGAACATCGCTTGTTCTCTATTAAG GTAACTCAATTGATTTCCTCTGACAATTTAAAAGCTCCTTCAGGATGTTTACAATACTACAAGGAAGAACACGGGTATCTAGAATCATTTAACTACCGTGACATATCCGAAATAGGAATTACAAGGATATCTAGTTACATG aactaccTGAATTATGCTATATGCATAGAACGCGCAAATGCCTTCTGTAGTATAACGTACAACAACGTCGGGGATATGCAAATTATCAACTATGATACTG CAGGTCTGCCTGTAATTCCACCGCGACAAGCAGGTGTTGAAATATTCGACTGTCCGAGCGACTGGCTACTGATAGCCGCCGTCCGACTGTGCGGCGAACGTCTTAATGATGGTTCTATTCTACAGGATTTTACTTTGGATGCGCCCGTGACAG ATGATGGAGCGGGGCCAATCGTAATATGGTTCAGAACTGACGGAATATACGCCGGTCGGGGTTTCAAACTAACCTATCAACAAAATGcttgtactaaataa
- the LOC113396185 gene encoding 3-ketodihydrosphingosine reductase, translated as MILIYIGVVILIIVIILIALHKCLEKKIVYKNLKNRHVVITGGSSGIGKSVAIEAAKLGANVTIIGRDIQKLILSVSEITGHCKPYSGQKVNYISLDITSDYDTIQKCLSKAESDIGPIFMLINCAGMCICGQFENMKIEHIKQMIDLNYFGTAYPTRYVLPGMKKRNEGLIVFVSTEAALLGIYGYSAYGAAKWAVRGLAESVFMELIGTNVRLTLAFPPDTDTPGFKNEELTKPKETKLISGSGGLHTPEEVGRKLIRDSMNGKVYSVFGFSGHLLSILYCGTIDNVTQVLLQIFSLGILKAVMIGVQLSFHKIVRDGLKDKDMSDSEKEKSL; from the exons atgatattaatatatattggtgTAGTAATtcttattatagttataattttaattgcattgCATAAATGTTTGGAAAAGAAAATTGTTTACAAGAATCTTAAAAATAGGCACGTCGTCATTACCGGCGGGTCGAGCGGTATTGGCAAATCTGTGGCTATTGAAGCGGCTAAACTAGGAGCCAACGTTACGATAATCGGTCGCGATATTCAAAAACTCATTTTAAGTGTTAGTGAAATAACTGGTCATTGTAAACCGTATAGTGGACAAAaggttaattatatttctttagatATTACATCGGACTATGATACGATCCAGAAGTGTTTATCAAAAGCAGAATCGGATATTGGaccaatatttatgttaattaattgtgCTGGAATGTGTATTTGTGGCCAGTTTGAAAATATGAAGATAGAACATATAAAACAGAtgatagatttaaattattttggcaCAGCCTATCCAACAAGGTATGTTCTGCCAGGAATGAAAAAACGCAATGAAGGCTTAATAGTATTTGTTTCTACAGAAGCTGCTTTGTTGG GAATATATGGATATAGTGCATATGGTGCTGCGAAATGGGCCGTACGTGGCTTAGCTGAATCTGTCTTCATGGAGTTAATTGGAACTAATGTGAGATTGACACTTGCATTTCCACCAGACACTGATACTCCTGGATTTAAAAATGAGGAACTCACAAAACCCAAAGAAACAAAACTGATATCAGGTTCTGGAGGTCTTCACACACCTGAGGAAGTTGGGAGAAAATTAATAAGGGATTCAATG AATGGCAAAGTATACTCCGTATTTGGTTTCAGCGGACAcctattatcaattttatactgTGGGACAATCGACAATGTTACACAAGTTTTACtccaaatattttctttaggtATTTTAAAGGCTGTTATGATTGGAGTACAGTTATCATTCCATAAAATTGTAAGAGATGGTTTAAAAGATAAAGACATGAGTGACagtgaaaaagaaaaaagtttataa
- the LOC113396183 gene encoding baculoviral IAP repeat-containing protein 7-B-like, whose protein sequence is MNQETNRLNTFTNWPTSAPVDPIRIAKAGFFYTGQGTEVECFSCGGKISEWNYGDQVMWRHRVMDPNCAFVLNPVLSGNVPLVIGRDCNSIQSTEQRNTSQNGQQESDPPVEPRRVTEEDDMYKSDALRLLSFVNWDDTSVAREELVNAGFYHAGEGRIRCAWCGGELAPFRNLGSLGTPLDVHRMYFPRCEYAATLEEERRNSEFSPPISPPSYTPPLRSPSTARPQSSGAVQNARVVEAGAEWRSLGVVGGGARHPSRAALAARLATFERWPADRAQAPRTLADAGFFYTGIDDQVRCFYCDGGLGKWEAGDAPWSEHAHWFPHCGYVRLVRGQDFVDACRTRAVPRSFSADRGLTSRTRNPSVNFPVTGSQIEECMESNAAVAALGAGLDAARVRRAIVRRLRATGLPFSSSEALIDAVLDEQLNEEAWSVSPHSQRLARDILAETLRDFAPRSGIIPSNIEEDRPDSQASQTDSPVRSPTPSNVSIQSNNPSDNSRTENLTSEISNNNHERDSSPVYNPKQLTLEEENRQLREARMCKVCMDNEVSVVFLPCGHLVSCAGCGAALGACPLCRAQVKALVRAYLA, encoded by the exons ATGAACCAGGAGACTAATAGACTAAACACATTTACAAATTGGCCAACTTCAGCTCCTGTAGATCCAATTAGAATAGCTAAAGCGGGTTTTTTTTACACGGGACAGGGAACAGAAGTCGAGTGTTTCAGTTGTGGGGGAAAAATATCAGAGTGGAATTACGGAGATCAGGTTATGTGGAGACATAGAGTCATGGATCCAAATTGTGCATTTGTTTTGAATCCAGTGTTATCTGGCAACGTTCCCCTGGTGATTGGTCGTGATTGCAATTCTATACAAAGCACAGAGCAAAGAAATACTTCTCAAAATGGCCAGCAGGAATCAGATCCACCCGTGGAGCCCCGTAGGGTTACTGAGGAAGATGATATGTACAAGAGTGATGCTTTACGTTTGTTATCATTCGTAAATTGGGAT gATACATCAGTAGCACGAGAAGAGCTGGTGAATGCTGGTTTCTACCATGCTGGTGAGGGACGTATCCGATGTGCTTGGTGTGGAGGTGAATTGGCACCTTTCAGAAATTTAGGATCACTCGGCACCCCATTAGATGTGCATAGAAT GTATTTCCCAAGATGTGAGTATGCAGCGACACTGGAGGAGGAACGGCGTAATAGCGAATTTTCGCCACCAATATCACCTCCTTCGTACACACCGCCTTTGAGATCACCATCAACTGCTAGACCTCAGTC TTCAGGTGCCGTACAAAACGCTCGCGTGGTGGAGGCGGGTGCGGAGTGGAGATCTTTGGGAGTGGTGGGAGGAGGGGCGAGGCATCCCTCCCGCGCCGCGCTCGCTGCTCGTCTCGCTACATTCGAGCGATGGCCAGCGGACCGAGCACAGGCTCCGAGGACTCTCGCTGATGCTGGTTTCTTTTATACTGGGATTGACGATCAG GTGCGCTGCTTCTACTGCGACGGCGGGCTGGGCAAGTGGGAGGCGGGCGACGCGCCGTGGTCGGAGCACGCGCACTGGTTCCCGCACTGCGGGTACGTGCGCCTCGTGCGCGGGCAGGACTTCGTCGACGCCTGCCGCACGCGCGCCGTGCCGCGCTCG TTCTCCGCCGACAGAGGTCTGACTTCAAGAACCCGAAATCCATCGGTTAATTTTCCAGTTACCGGTAGCCAg ATAGAAGAATGTATGGAAAGCAACGCAGCTGTAGCCGCCCTGGGTGCGGGATTAGACGCTGCTAGAGTACGACGGGCCATTGTACGGAGATTGCGAGCTActg GTCTACCATTCAGCTCTTCGGAGGCATTGATCGACGCGGTGTTGGACGAGCAGTTAAACGAAGAGGCTTGGTCGGTGTCCCCACACAGTCAGCGACTCGCGAGGGATATCCTTGCTGAGACCTTGAGGGATTTTGCACCACGATCTGG aATAATTCCTTCGAATATAGAAGAGGACAGACCCGACAGTCAAGCATCACAGACAGATAGTCCAGTTCGATCTCCCACTCCGAGTAATGTttcaatacaatcaaataaTCCATCAGATAATAGCAGAACAGAAAACTTAACTAgtgaaattagtaataataatcacGAACGAGACTCGAGTCCTGTTTACAATCCAAAACAATTGACTTTAGAAGAAGAAAATAGACAATTAAGGGAAGCGAGAATGTGCAAAGTCTGTATGGACAATgag